Proteins from a genomic interval of Rosa chinensis cultivar Old Blush chromosome 2, RchiOBHm-V2, whole genome shotgun sequence:
- the LOC112190348 gene encoding uncharacterized protein LOC112190348: MAAEVVLQVALLILTLAIFFAIHKLSKQALTKLRTNNRATLQATRHFVLGSQLLTRARSTPHKTQSHSHAKSALTEAEKALSLSPRDPGPHILKALALDLLGHRTSALRSLDAALSPPCVKSLADRERGEALVKRAELKLALNRRRRVDSAVEDLVEAVGLSSGEDDTTAFCLLGQCYERKGMRDEAREAFERALTMDSGSALARQGLDRLRLNQSPSP, translated from the coding sequence ATGGCGGCAGAGGTGGTGCTGCAGGTGGCCCTTCTGATCCTAACCCTTGCCATATTCTTCGCCATACACAAACTCTCCAAGCAAGCCTTAACCAAGCTCCGAACCAACAACCGAGCTACCCTCCAAGCCACCCGACACTTCGTCCTCGGATCCCAGCTCCTGACCCGAGCCCGATCCACTCCCCACAAGACCCAGTCCCACTCCCACGCCAAATCCGCTTTAACCGAGGCCGAGAAggccctctctctctcgccccGAGACCCGGGCCCGCACATCCTCAAAGCCCTAGCTCTGGATCTCTTGGGCCACCGGACCTCCGCCCTGCGATCGCTCGACGCCGCCTTGTCGCCGCCGTGCGTGAAGTCACTCGCGGATAGGGAGCGTGGGGAGGCGTTGGTGAAGAGGGCGGAGCTGAAGCTCGCGCTGAACCGGCGGCGCCGGGTCGACTCGGCGGTCGAGGATCTGGTTGAAGCGGTTGGGCTGAGTTCGGGTGAGGATGATACGACGGCGTTTTGTTTGTTGGGTCAGTGTTACGAGCGGAAGGGGATGAGGGACGAAGCTAGGGAGGCCTTCGAGCGGGCCTTGACGATGGATTCTGGGTCGGCATTGGCCCGTCAAGGCTTGGACCGGTTGCGGCTTAATCAAAGTCCAAGCCCATGA